A region from the Rosa rugosa chromosome 6, drRosRugo1.1, whole genome shotgun sequence genome encodes:
- the LOC133714539 gene encoding uncharacterized protein LOC133714539: MNRCNQAAPVPMRTSSLGTGRSIDLNFGSTGSTGAGGSIDINFGPAGGSIDINFGSTSSTDDGRSIDLNFGSTYSTGGQTSLQQRGGDHQEVQTLPLFPVHGEDVFGNLKTTSEEGSAHDYYFGGSGGYNSGSNVSLELSLNPSGAAD; the protein is encoded by the exons atgaataggtgtaatcaggctgctccagtgcccatgagaactagttctcttggtactggtagatccattgatctcaattttgggtccactggttctactggtgctggtggatccatcgacatcaattttgggccagctggtggatccattgacatcaattttgggtccactagttctactgatgatggtagatccattgatctcaactttggttccacctattctactg gaggacaaacatccctgcaacaacgaggaggagatcaccaggaggttcaaactcttcctctattccccgtgcacggcgaggacgtctttggtaacctgaagactacttccgaggaaggtagtgcacatgattactatttcggtggctcaggcggttacaacagtggctcaaacgtttctcttgagctcagcctcaacccatccggagctgctgactag
- the LOC133717678 gene encoding uncharacterized protein LOC133717678, whose product MSSRPRASSISSRTRPTRQDQGRALVRLRHSLRPFPMTMVAGDYTSKVTAPCSAQLSAIFVCVFSEKDLMMGAKTMLVQELESGFLIMMVSHTCPLGERLGFRYLVCLIGLEATLCPQSFGFFLHFFLCIQLCRYFSRREEQT is encoded by the exons ATGAGTTCTCGGCCCCGCGCTTCTTCGATTTCATCAAGGACGAGACCGACGAGACAAGATCAAGGCCGAGCTCTGGTTCGACTCCGCCACAGCCTACGCCCCTTCCC AATGACGATGGTGGCTGGGGACTACACATCGAAGGTCACAGCACCATGTTCAGCACAGCTCTCAGCTATATTTGTATGCGTATTCTCTGAGAAGGACCTGATGATGGGGGCCAAGACAATGCTTGTCCAAGAGCTAGAAAGTGGATTCTTGATCATGATGGTGTCACACACATGCCCTCTTGGGGAAAGACTTGGCTTTCG ATACTTGGTTTGTTTGATTGGTCTGGAAGCAACCCTATGCCCCCAGAGTTTTGGATTCTTCCTTCATTTCTTCCTATGCATCCAG TTGTGTAGATACTTTTCACGAAGAGAAGAGCAAacgtga